TCCTGCCCCAGGCCGGGCCGCGGGACACGGTGTTCATGCTGGCCGTAGACGCCGGTGACGAGCGGACGGACTACTTTCAGCAGGCCCTTGCCGTGCCGGCCGCCAGGGGCAACAGGCTGCGGGTGGCCCTGAGACGCGACCTTCTCGACGGCTGGGGGCCGACGGACAAGTGGCGCATCTGGCGCAGCCGGCCGGGCAACTCGCAGGCCAACATCCGCATCCATGAGGCGCCGATCTTCCCCGCCGGCCAGGGTGCCACGGGATGGGGCTGCGACTGGGGCAGCGGCGGCTGGGGCTTCAGCGGTTCCAAGGCACCCGGCTGGGGGAGCCACTGGGGATACACCTGGGGCTTCGGGATCGACTACCTCGCGTACGTCACCGACCCGCTGCCTCGAGGCGTCTACGCGATCTGCGCGGAGATCGAGGACGCCCACGGCAACGTCTCGCCGGCCTTCCGGACGACGGCTCGCGTGGACGGCTACGCCGAAGCGGCCGACGACCTGGCCGTCGCATCCTACGACCCGATCAACGATGCGCTGGTGCTTTCCATGACACCTTCAAAGGACATCTGAGCCATGACCGAACTACCACTGACCGACGCCGAAGCCAACGCCCTGCACGGCACGACCGACAACGACACCGACTTCAAGTACCACTCGCCGGGCGAAGCCAGCTATTTCACCGAGGGCCAGCGCCAGCGGCACCGGCTGCTGACGCTCGCCAAGGCGATATCCAACAGCCTCCGGGTCTACCGCGACGGCGAGTTGAGCTTCGGCGTCCGCCCCGGCAGCGCCGGCGACGGCGACACCACGTACGCCTACGAAGGCTCCGCGGGCAACGCCTTGACCGACGACGCCACGAACTACATCTACCTGACCGCCGCCAACCTGTCGGCAAGCAACATGGTCACCGTCAACACCACGGGCTTCCCGCTGCAATCGGTCACGCCGCACATACCACTGGCGGAGATCGTCACTTCCGCCGGCGGCTACGGCTGCGACGACATCACGGATCTCCGCTCCGCGGCCGCGCTGGCTCTCCAGTCCGGCATGACGGCCGCCAACGCCAACACGCTCGTGGCGGGCGCGGCCTCCAACGCCGACGCCCTGCACATCCACGATCTGCCGGGCCTCGCCGCCGAGTGCCGCATGTTCTTGCCGGCCCTCGAGCTGACCGGCACGAATGACGCCGATGGCACGGGGACTATGAGCATCCAGGTCGAGGACCCGTACACGGCCGAACCGCTGGCGGGAAGGTACCGCGTGCGGTGCTGGATCGGCACGGCCGCATACGGCGCCCCGGCCGCCCAGACGGACTTCTCAGTCACCACCGGCACGCAGCTCCGGCAGATCACGGCCGACGCCGACTACGAGGTCATCAGCGACGCGGCCGGCCTGGTAGTGATGAACATCGACACCGCGACCAACGCCACCTTCCACGTGATGGCCGAGATCGACGGCGCCATTTACTACGGGCAGGTGGCGATCACGGGAAACTAGGAAGTAAGAAGTAGGAAGTAGGAAGTAGGAAGTATGAAGGCGGAAGTCAGAAGTCAGAAGTCAGAAGTCAGAATATAAAAATACTTCGAACTCCAAACTCATCCACTGTCCCCTATCCACTGTCCCCTATCCCCTATACTCCATAACCTTTATCTGTGCGTTCGCTTTTATGCTGTTTTTACCTTCCAACCTATATACAAAAGAAGACAGGATAGCAGAGGTTGTCGAAACAGCAAGCAAGGCAATTGTTAATATAAAAACAGAAGAGTGGTCAAAGGGTTTGGGTGAGAATAAGAAATCGAATACTATTAAAAAATTTTTTCTTAATGAGGAGGAGGAAGAAGAGGTCTTTGAAAATATAGGTTCAGGTGTTGTTTTGGATCCAAAAGGCATAATAGTTACTAACGAACATCTTATATCAAAAGCTGTAAATATAAGGGTGAAATTTATAAACGGCAAAGAATATGATGCGTATGTGCTTGGTAGCGATCCTGAGTTTGATATAGCACTTTTAAAGGTAACAGATAGAGTTGATCTTCCGTATTTAAAAATCACCAAACAAAAGAGCGTTAGGGTTGGCGAAAGGGCTATTGTTATTGGTAATCCGTATGGGTTGTCAAGTTCAGTAACTGTAGGGGTTGTAAGTGCCCTCGGAAGGAATTTGAAGATCGATAACAAGGTATATGTAAATCTCATTCAGACAGATGCAGCAATAAACCCCGGGAACAGTGGTGGTGCTCTTTTAGATATAGATGGGAATCCCTTGGGTATTATTACGGCTATATATGGGGAAGGTAAAGGCATAGGGTTTGCCATACCTATAGAAGACGTTATGAATATGCTCTCTGAGTTTCTCGAAAGCGGGGTACAGAGAGCGATCTTTGGTCTTTTTATGGAGAAGAAAAAGGATGAAAAGGGTTCTCATCTTTATGTGAATGGAATAATACCGGGAAGTCCTGCAGAAAGATATGGAATAAGGATTGGGGATAAGATTACAGAGTTAAATAAAAAAAAGATAAAAGAGGGCATGAAGTTACATAGCCTCATTAGAAGCGTTAGACTTCATGACTCAATCCAGCTCAAAATAATGAGGGTTTCAAAGGCATCTTTAGTTAATGTTGATATTAAGGATATTGAGGGGTATAGGCCATCACCGGTTGATGAAGGATTGTGTGGTTTTAGGGCGGTGGACATTAGAGGATACCCGAAGTTGAAGTTCAAGTTGAGAGAAAGGGATGGAATTGTGGTGACAAAGATTTATAAAGGGGGATTGGGCGAAAAATGTGGCCTACGGACTGGCGATGTGATTATTAAAATTAACAATAACGCAATTTCGAATAAAAAGGATTTTGATTCATTTATGATAGAGGGGTTAAAAAGGAATTATATTTTGTATCAGGTAAAAAGGGGTGAGGATATTTTCTTTTTACCTGTAAAACTTGATACATTGCTATAGGGGGACATTATGGAGGAAGAAAAAGGTTTTACTGTAAAGGATAAAAGAAGAATTTTTAAAGATGAAGGTGATCTGGGTTCAGGTAGTGAAGAAAAAAAGGATACAGCAGAAAGTGGTTCGAAAGAGGAACATGTTTTTACTGAGTTGACGTTTTCTACTTTTATACTCTCTTTATCCACGTCTGTGCTTGTTAATCTGGGGGAGCTTCCAGATCCGTTAACAAACGAGAAGAAAATAAATCTCCCCCTTGCAAAACAGACAATCAGTATTATCGAGATGTTGATGGAAAAGACTAAAGGTAACCTTACACAGGAAGAGGATAGATTGATAAGCAATATGCTTTATGACTTAAGAATGGAATATGTCAGTGCTGCGGCAAAGTAAAAACTGAAAATGACAGGCTGGGGCAAAGAAATCAGAAGGAATAAAAAGTTATAAAGAAACTATAATTTATATAAAATACCTGGGGGTAAAAATATGGTAAAAAAGAAAGAACCGAGGGTTGGATTTAAGGTTGAAGGGGAGATACTTGCTGTAAAGGGAACATGTAGCTGGGGTCACAGGGTGGGAGAGAAGTTTGACCTGAGCGGGCATGATACAGCTGGTCTCTGTGGCTTTTTCTATCATGACATATTCCCGTATATAATTATGTTTCAATTTGGAGGAGGTTTCCCTCAGGAGTGGGGTGGTCCTGATGTCGTTGAGCTTGAATGTATGGATAGGACAAATGCGGTTAAGATAAGACTTTGCCGTATCAAGAAATAGTATCTTAACATTCTGCCGCCTTCATATATGTAATTCTATTATATCTTTGTCTTCAAGTAAAAAGTCTTTACTTATCATCATCCCGTTATATTTTTCCTTTCTCCAAAGCTTTGCGTATTTAAGTTTTGCAAGAAAGTCTTTATGAATCTTCTCGGCAAACTCTAAAACATTACTCCCCTTTTTCATGACAAAGGGAACTTCAAAATCTGGTTTTTTACCTGGCAATTTTGAGTACAACCTTATTACACCGAGGGAACTGTATATCAGTTCTTTTAGTTGATGCAGGTTTACATCATTTTTTGCAGAGACAGGGATTATTTTTCTATCCTTACCGATCTTTTTTTCAAAGTCTTCAAGGTATCTTGTATAGTTTGTAAGGTCAAGTTTGTTAATTACTGTTATGAGCGATTCATTGTTTTTTTCTATATCTGGTAGATACCCTTTAATCTCCTCTATAACAAGCTCATATTCGGTTTCTAAGGCATTGGATAGCGCAAGCACAATCAGGACTACATCTGCTTTCTTTAGCATATTTCCAAACCATATACCGGTATTTTCATCACCTATTGCGGTAGTATCAACAAGCTGTATCCATATGTCTTCGTATCTCATCATCCGTGTTTGGAGGGTCCTTGTGGTATAAGGATAATTGCCCACTTCAAGGGGTTCACCGGAAAGGGCAGAGATAATTGATGATTTCCCAGAGTTAGGAAATCCTATAAATAACACCTGTCCTGCACCATCCTTTTTTACGTTGAAGAGCAGGTCTATTTTTTTCTGAGTTTGTGGTCTTCTCTCTTTTTCTTCTTTTAATTTTGCAACCTTTGCACGGAGTGAACCGATGAGCTTGTCCGTTCCTTTATGATGAGGTATGATGGCCAACATCTTTTCAATAATACTGATCTTCTCATCTATTGTTTTTGACTGTCGTAACCTTTTCTCTTCCTCGTAATATTGTGGTGGTAGATTAGCTGGCATGGTAAAGTAGTGGATAGTATACAGTGAATAGTGAAGAGTGGCAAAAATCAGATTCTATTACTGAACAGTGGCGATTAAATAACAAATACCGATTATCTATAGCTGACGGCTTGCGGCAAATAGCTGAAAGCTTGGTATTAACCACTTATCGAAATACCCTGTCAAATATTATATCGACATACTTAAAATAATGATTGTTGTTTGTTGTATTTTCTATTTCTTCTTTGTTTAAATACTTTCCAATCTCCTTATCATTTTTAACTTCAACAGAAAAATTGAGGTTATTTTCATAGCACATCATGGCAACTCTTTGAGTTATCTTATATGCTTCCTGTCTGGTGAGACCTTTCTTAATGAGGTTAAGCATTATTACTTCTGAATGATGTAATCCCCTCGTAATCTCGATATTTTTCTG
The window above is part of the Pseudomonadota bacterium genome. Proteins encoded here:
- a CDS encoding trypsin-like peptidase domain-containing protein, encoding MLFLPSNLYTKEDRIAEVVETASKAIVNIKTEEWSKGLGENKKSNTIKKFFLNEEEEEEVFENIGSGVVLDPKGIIVTNEHLISKAVNIRVKFINGKEYDAYVLGSDPEFDIALLKVTDRVDLPYLKITKQKSVRVGERAIVIGNPYGLSSSVTVGVVSALGRNLKIDNKVYVNLIQTDAAINPGNSGGALLDIDGNPLGIITAIYGEGKGIGFAIPIEDVMNMLSEFLESGVQRAIFGLFMEKKKDEKGSHLYVNGIIPGSPAERYGIRIGDKITELNKKKIKEGMKLHSLIRSVRLHDSIQLKIMRVSKASLVNVDIKDIEGYRPSPVDEGLCGFRAVDIRGYPKLKFKLRERDGIVVTKIYKGGLGEKCGLRTGDVIIKINNNAISNKKDFDSFMIEGLKRNYILYQVKRGEDIFFLPVKLDTLL
- a CDS encoding DUF1844 domain-containing protein, yielding MEEEKGFTVKDKRRIFKDEGDLGSGSEEKKDTAESGSKEEHVFTELTFSTFILSLSTSVLVNLGELPDPLTNEKKINLPLAKQTISIIEMLMEKTKGNLTQEEDRLISNMLYDLRMEYVSAAAK
- a CDS encoding TIGR04076 family protein, with product MVKKKEPRVGFKVEGEILAVKGTCSWGHRVGEKFDLSGHDTAGLCGFFYHDIFPYIIMFQFGGGFPQEWGGPDVVELECMDRTNAVKIRLCRIKK
- a CDS encoding 50S ribosome-binding GTPase, whose protein sequence is MPANLPPQYYEEEKRLRQSKTIDEKISIIEKMLAIIPHHKGTDKLIGSLRAKVAKLKEEKERRPQTQKKIDLLFNVKKDGAGQVLFIGFPNSGKSSIISALSGEPLEVGNYPYTTRTLQTRMMRYEDIWIQLVDTTAIGDENTGIWFGNMLKKADVVLIVLALSNALETEYELVIEEIKGYLPDIEKNNESLITVINKLDLTNYTRYLEDFEKKIGKDRKIIPVSAKNDVNLHQLKELIYSSLGVIRLYSKLPGKKPDFEVPFVMKKGSNVLEFAEKIHKDFLAKLKYAKLWRKEKYNGMMISKDFLLEDKDIIELHI